A single region of the Sciurus carolinensis chromosome 14, mSciCar1.2, whole genome shotgun sequence genome encodes:
- the St6galnac6 gene encoding alpha-N-acetylgalactosaminide alpha-2,6-sialyltransferase 6 isoform X3, which translates to MACSRPPSQCDPSSLPPGPPAGRWPLPLSRRRREMSSNKEQRSAVFLILFALITILILYSSNSANEVFHYGSLRGRTRQPINLKKWSITNGYIPILGNKTLPSRCHQCVIVTSSSHLLGTKLGPEIEQAECTIRMNDAPTTGYSADVGNKTTFRVVAHSSVFRVLRRPQEFVNRTPETVFIFWGPPSKMQKPQGSLVRVIQRAGLAFPNMEAYAVSPARMQQFDDLFRGETGKDREKSHSWLSTGWFTMVIAVELCDHVHVYGMVPPDYCSGPVCSACPTTTTSPRGPTSV; encoded by the exons aTGGCTTGCTCGAGGCCCCCAAGCCA GTGTGACCCCTCATCCCTGCCCCCTGGGCCACCTGCAGGACGCTGGCCCCTGCCCCTCAGCAGACGCCGGAGAGAGATGAGTAGCAACAAA GAGCAGCGGTCAGCAGTGTTCCTGATCCTCTTTGCCCTCATCACCATCCTCATCCTCTACAGCTCCAACAGTGCCAATGAGGTCTTCCACTACGGGTCCCTGCGGGGCCGCACGCGCCAGCCCATCAACCTCAAGAAGTGGAGCATCACCAACGGCTACATCCCCATTCTTGGCAATAAG ACACTGCCCTCCCGGTGCCACCAGTGTGTGATTGTCACCAGCTCCAGCCACCTGCTGGGCACCAAACTGGGCCCCGAAATTGAGCAGGCCGAGTGCACAATTCGCATGAACGATGCGCCCACCACGGGCTACTCGGCCGATGTGGGCAACAAAACCACCTTCCGTGTGGTGGCCCATTCCAGCGTGTTCCGTGTGCTGCGGAGGCCCCAGGAGTTTGTCAACCGGACCCCTGAAACTGTGTTCATCTTCTGGGGTCCCCCGagcaagatgcagaagccccagggCAGCCTCGTGCGCGTCATCCAGCGGGCAGGCCTGGCCTTCCCCAACATGGAGGCCTATGCCGTCTCTCCCGCCCGCATGCAGCAGTTTGACGACCTCTTCCGGGGTGAGACGGGCAAGGACAG ggAAAAGTCCCATTCATGGCTGAGCACAGGCTGGTTCACCATGGTGATTGCGGTGGAGCTGTGTGACCACGTGCACGTCTATGGCATGGTCCCCCCTGACTACTGCAG CGGCCCCGTCTGCAGCGCATGCCCTACCACTACTACGAGCCCAAGGGGCCCGACGAGTGTGTGA
- the St6galnac6 gene encoding alpha-N-acetylgalactosaminide alpha-2,6-sialyltransferase 6 isoform X1: protein MACSRPPSQCDPSSLPPGPPAGRWPLPLSRRRREMSSNKEQRSAVFLILFALITILILYSSNSANEVFHYGSLRGRTRQPINLKKWSITNGYIPILGNKTLPSRCHQCVIVTSSSHLLGTKLGPEIEQAECTIRMNDAPTTGYSADVGNKTTFRVVAHSSVFRVLRRPQEFVNRTPETVFIFWGPPSKMQKPQGSLVRVIQRAGLAFPNMEAYAVSPARMQQFDDLFRGETGKDREKSHSWLSTGWFTMVIAVELCDHVHVYGMVPPDYCSQRPRLQRMPYHYYEPKGPDECVTYIQNEHSRKGNHHRFITEKRVFSSWAQLYGITFSHPSWT, encoded by the exons aTGGCTTGCTCGAGGCCCCCAAGCCA GTGTGACCCCTCATCCCTGCCCCCTGGGCCACCTGCAGGACGCTGGCCCCTGCCCCTCAGCAGACGCCGGAGAGAGATGAGTAGCAACAAA GAGCAGCGGTCAGCAGTGTTCCTGATCCTCTTTGCCCTCATCACCATCCTCATCCTCTACAGCTCCAACAGTGCCAATGAGGTCTTCCACTACGGGTCCCTGCGGGGCCGCACGCGCCAGCCCATCAACCTCAAGAAGTGGAGCATCACCAACGGCTACATCCCCATTCTTGGCAATAAG ACACTGCCCTCCCGGTGCCACCAGTGTGTGATTGTCACCAGCTCCAGCCACCTGCTGGGCACCAAACTGGGCCCCGAAATTGAGCAGGCCGAGTGCACAATTCGCATGAACGATGCGCCCACCACGGGCTACTCGGCCGATGTGGGCAACAAAACCACCTTCCGTGTGGTGGCCCATTCCAGCGTGTTCCGTGTGCTGCGGAGGCCCCAGGAGTTTGTCAACCGGACCCCTGAAACTGTGTTCATCTTCTGGGGTCCCCCGagcaagatgcagaagccccagggCAGCCTCGTGCGCGTCATCCAGCGGGCAGGCCTGGCCTTCCCCAACATGGAGGCCTATGCCGTCTCTCCCGCCCGCATGCAGCAGTTTGACGACCTCTTCCGGGGTGAGACGGGCAAGGACAG ggAAAAGTCCCATTCATGGCTGAGCACAGGCTGGTTCACCATGGTGATTGCGGTGGAGCTGTGTGACCACGTGCACGTCTATGGCATGGTCCCCCCTGACTACTGCAG CCAGCGGCCCCGTCTGCAGCGCATGCCCTACCACTACTACGAGCCCAAGGGGCCCGACGAGTGTGTGACCTACATCCAGAACGAGCACAGCCGCAAGGGAAACCACCACCGCTTCATCACAGAGAAGAGGGTCTTCTCGTCCTGGGCGCAGCTGTATGGCATcaccttctcccacccctcctggACCTAG
- the St6galnac6 gene encoding alpha-N-acetylgalactosaminide alpha-2,6-sialyltransferase 6 isoform X2, whose translation MSSNKEQRSAVFLILFALITILILYSSNSANEVFHYGSLRGRTRQPINLKKWSITNGYIPILGNKTLPSRCHQCVIVTSSSHLLGTKLGPEIEQAECTIRMNDAPTTGYSADVGNKTTFRVVAHSSVFRVLRRPQEFVNRTPETVFIFWGPPSKMQKPQGSLVRVIQRAGLAFPNMEAYAVSPARMQQFDDLFRGETGKDREKSHSWLSTGWFTMVIAVELCDHVHVYGMVPPDYCSQRPRLQRMPYHYYEPKGPDECVTYIQNEHSRKGNHHRFITEKRVFSSWAQLYGITFSHPSWT comes from the exons ATGAGTAGCAACAAA GAGCAGCGGTCAGCAGTGTTCCTGATCCTCTTTGCCCTCATCACCATCCTCATCCTCTACAGCTCCAACAGTGCCAATGAGGTCTTCCACTACGGGTCCCTGCGGGGCCGCACGCGCCAGCCCATCAACCTCAAGAAGTGGAGCATCACCAACGGCTACATCCCCATTCTTGGCAATAAG ACACTGCCCTCCCGGTGCCACCAGTGTGTGATTGTCACCAGCTCCAGCCACCTGCTGGGCACCAAACTGGGCCCCGAAATTGAGCAGGCCGAGTGCACAATTCGCATGAACGATGCGCCCACCACGGGCTACTCGGCCGATGTGGGCAACAAAACCACCTTCCGTGTGGTGGCCCATTCCAGCGTGTTCCGTGTGCTGCGGAGGCCCCAGGAGTTTGTCAACCGGACCCCTGAAACTGTGTTCATCTTCTGGGGTCCCCCGagcaagatgcagaagccccagggCAGCCTCGTGCGCGTCATCCAGCGGGCAGGCCTGGCCTTCCCCAACATGGAGGCCTATGCCGTCTCTCCCGCCCGCATGCAGCAGTTTGACGACCTCTTCCGGGGTGAGACGGGCAAGGACAG ggAAAAGTCCCATTCATGGCTGAGCACAGGCTGGTTCACCATGGTGATTGCGGTGGAGCTGTGTGACCACGTGCACGTCTATGGCATGGTCCCCCCTGACTACTGCAG CCAGCGGCCCCGTCTGCAGCGCATGCCCTACCACTACTACGAGCCCAAGGGGCCCGACGAGTGTGTGACCTACATCCAGAACGAGCACAGCCGCAAGGGAAACCACCACCGCTTCATCACAGAGAAGAGGGTCTTCTCGTCCTGGGCGCAGCTGTATGGCATcaccttctcccacccctcctggACCTAG
- the St6galnac6 gene encoding alpha-N-acetylgalactosaminide alpha-2,6-sialyltransferase 6 isoform X4, with translation MACSRPPSQCDPSSLPPGPPAGRWPLPLSRRRREMSSNKEQRSAVFLILFALITILILYSSNSANEVFHYGSLRGRTRQPINLKKWSITNGYIPILGNKGKVPFMAEHRLVHHGDCGGAV, from the exons aTGGCTTGCTCGAGGCCCCCAAGCCA GTGTGACCCCTCATCCCTGCCCCCTGGGCCACCTGCAGGACGCTGGCCCCTGCCCCTCAGCAGACGCCGGAGAGAGATGAGTAGCAACAAA GAGCAGCGGTCAGCAGTGTTCCTGATCCTCTTTGCCCTCATCACCATCCTCATCCTCTACAGCTCCAACAGTGCCAATGAGGTCTTCCACTACGGGTCCCTGCGGGGCCGCACGCGCCAGCCCATCAACCTCAAGAAGTGGAGCATCACCAACGGCTACATCCCCATTCTTGGCAATAAG ggAAAAGTCCCATTCATGGCTGAGCACAGGCTGGTTCACCATGGTGATTGCGGTGGAGCTGTGTGA